One window from the genome of Musa acuminata AAA Group cultivar baxijiao chromosome BXJ1-4, Cavendish_Baxijiao_AAA, whole genome shotgun sequence encodes:
- the LOC135672495 gene encoding serine/threonine-protein kinase WAG1-like, translating into MHQEEGFSFCPPDSYSDLDSSFTSSTTSASTLSARSSLSLPSFSTSSSSSSSFAIKPLPRNSSDPHWSALRAVGNLSPDGLLHLHHFRLIRPLGSGHLARVFHCRLNGFDNDRSPVEFALKVIDLDALSRSKADYSKPDNDNDDEDCGDDGGKTWHVSAEARALAEMDHPFLPTLYARLDASHYACFLIDYCPGGDLQSLLSRRRGNRLPPAAARFYAAEVLLALEYLHALGFVYRDLKPENILLRADGHVMLSDFDLSFRSHVSPALLRRSRLSRRRSRFLCCRFGGGGASGEGEELEFVAEPSSAFSRACVGTHEYLAPEVISGSGHGSAVDWWAFGVFLYELLYGRTPFKGATKEATLRNILTREVRFPETINGGDEAEMAKAKDLITRLLVRDPAARMGSAAGATEIKRHPFFEGLWWPLIRCVRPPVVPGPAGGPPVQAATEGSGRWLSGWRKSSNNDKISNRKKRGTKPGLGFGFRVRSQKKGTKERSGGA; encoded by the coding sequence ATGCATCAAGAGGAGGGGTTCAGCTTCTGTCCGCCAGACTCCTACTCGGACCTGGACAGTAGCTTCACCAGCTCGACGACGTCGGCTTCCACTTTAAGTGCCCGCAGCAGTCTCAGCCTACCGTCCTTCtcgacctcctcctcttcctcctcctcatttGCTATTAAGCCACTTCCCCGCAACTCCTCCGATCCCCACTGGTCCGCGCTTCGCGCAGTCGGCAACCTGTCCCCTGATGGcctcctccacctccaccacTTCCGCCTCATCCGCCCCCTCGGCTCGGGCCACCTTGCCCGCGTCTTCCATTGCCGCCTCAACGGCTTCGATAACGACCGCTCTCCCGTCGAATTCGCCCTGAAGGTCATTGACCTCGATGCTCTCTCCCGCTCAAAGGCCGATTACTCTAAGCCCGATAACGACAACGATGATGAGGATTGCGGCGACGACGGCGGGAAGACGTGGCACGTGTCGGCGGAGGCGCGGGCTCTGGCGGAGATGGACCACCCGTTTCTGCCGACCCTGTACGCGCGGCTCGACGCCTCCCACTATGCTTGCTTCCTCATCGACTACTGCCCCGGAGGCGACCTCCAATCCCTCCTCAGCCGCCGCCGCGGCAACCGACTACCGCCGGCGGCCGCTCGGTTCTACGCCGCCGAGGTGCTTCTCGCCCTCGAGTACCTCCACGCCCTCGGCTTCGTCTACCGCGACCTCAAGCCCGAAAACATCCTCCTCCGTGCTGACGGCCACGTCATGCTCTCCGACTTCGACCTCTCCTTCCGCTCCCACGTCTCCCCCGCCCTCCTCCGCCGTAGCCGCCTCTCGCGCCGCAGGAGCCGCTTTCTCTGCTGCCGCTTCGGCGGCGGCGGGGCCTCCGGAGAGGGCGAGGAGCTCGAGTTCGTGGCCGAGCCGTCGTCAGCCTTCTCGAGGGCGTGCGTCGGGACGCACGAGTACCTGGCCCCGGAGGTGATCAGCGGAAGCGGCCACGGCAGCGCCGTCGACTGGTGGGCGTTCGGAGTGTTCCTGTACGAGCTCTTGTATGGGCGCACGCCCTTCAAGGGCGCCACCAAGGAGGCGACGCTGCGGAACATCCTGACGCGGGAGGTGAGGTTCCCGGAGACCATCAATGGCGGCGACGAGGCCGAAATGGCCAAGGCGAAGGATCTGATCACGCGGCTCCTAGTGCGGGACCCGGCGGCGAGGATGGGGTCAGCCGCTGGGGCCACGGAGATCAAGCGGCATCCCTTCTTCGAGGGCTTGTGGTGGCCGCTGATCCGCTGCGTCCGGCCCCCCGTGGTCCCGGGTCCCGCCGGCGGGCCACCGGTGCAGGCGGCCACCGAGGGCAGTGGGCGATGGTTGAgcggttggaggaagagtagtaaCAATGATAAGATAAGCAACAGGAAGAAGAGGGGAACTAAACCGGGGCTTGGCTTTGGGTTCAGGGTGCGATCTCAGAAGAAGGGGACTAAGGAAAGGAGTGGTGGTGCTTGA
- the LOC103981944 gene encoding NDR1/HIN1-like protein 26 — MSLLVTTSPKDCSKKGFHLNKPNKKILYSLFSLLVSILSVVFLIWLVLHPTKPEFYLRDTAVYELSLASPRLLNSTIQATVVSKNPNSHVGIYYDRLRAYAAYKGQQITGDSELPPFYQGHQDINILSSSLYGIAMPVAPSFGYHVSRDQTAGRLYLEVKLDGKLRWKVGSWVSGSYRIDVDCVAVIVPRPGADPGPMSLVQGTHCSTTV, encoded by the coding sequence ATGTCTCTTCTCGTCACCACATCACCCAAGGACTGCTCTAAGAAGGGTTTCCACTTGAACAAGCCGAACAAGAAGATTCTCTACAGCTTGTTCTCCCTTCTCGTCTCCATCCTCTCCGTAGTCTTCCTCATCTGGCTCGTTCTCCACCCCACCAAGCCGGAATTCTACCTTAGGGACACCGCAGTCTACGAGctgagcctcgcctcgcctcgcctcctcAACTCCACCATCCAAGCCACCGTCGTCTCCAAGAACCCCAACTCCCATGTCGGCATCTACTACGACCGGCTTCGTGCTTACGCGGCCTACAAAGGACAGCAGATCACCGGCGACTCCGAGCTCCCGCCGTTTTACCAGGGCCACCAGGACATCAACATCTTGTCTTCCTCCCTGTATGGGATCGCCATGCCGGTTGCTCCCTCGTTTGGTTACCACGTCAGCCGCGACCAGACCGCCGGGAGGCTGTATCTTGAGGTCAAGCTCGACGGGAAGCTCCGATGGAAGGTGGGGAGTTGGGTGTCGGGGAGTTACAGAATCGATGTAGACTGCGTTGCTGTGATAGTGCCGAGACCCGGCGCTGATCCGGGACCGATGAGTTTGGTGCAAGGAACTCACTGTTCTACTACTGTGTAA